Proteins co-encoded in one Holophagales bacterium genomic window:
- the hypB gene encoding hydrogenase nickel incorporation protein HypB codes for MPEIDVKQKVLAANQEAAAALRESFRDQRTLVVNLISSPGSGKTTLLEATVARLSGRLKMGGLDGDIATERDADRLRKAGIPARQILTGGACHLDARQVDAALVEEGEKLRGLDILFIENVGNLICPTSYDLGEDFKIVLLSTAEGDDKPFKYPAIFSKAKVTVLTKVDLLPYVDFDVAAVKRQVGTLNPGARLLEVSARTGDGMDDWCALLESELGNKRAS; via the coding sequence ATGCCCGAGATCGACGTCAAGCAGAAGGTCCTCGCGGCGAACCAGGAGGCCGCGGCGGCGCTCCGCGAGTCGTTCCGCGACCAGCGGACCCTCGTCGTGAACCTCATCTCCTCGCCCGGCTCGGGGAAGACGACGCTCCTGGAAGCGACTGTGGCGCGCCTTTCCGGGAGGCTGAAGATGGGGGGCCTCGACGGCGACATCGCGACGGAAAGGGATGCCGACCGCCTGCGGAAGGCCGGAATCCCGGCGCGGCAGATCCTGACCGGGGGCGCCTGCCACCTCGACGCGCGGCAGGTCGACGCGGCGCTCGTGGAAGAAGGGGAGAAGCTCCGCGGCCTCGACATCCTGTTCATCGAGAACGTCGGGAACCTCATCTGCCCGACCTCCTACGACCTCGGGGAGGACTTCAAGATCGTCCTCCTCTCGACGGCCGAGGGGGACGACAAGCCTTTCAAGTACCCGGCCATCTTTTCGAAGGCGAAGGTGACGGTGCTGACGAAGGTCGATCTCCTTCCGTACGTCGATTTCGACGTCGCGGCCGTGAAGCGGCAGGTCGGGACGCTGAATCCCGGCGCGCGGCTGCTCGAGGTCTCGGCGCGCACGGGAGACGGGATGGACGACTGGTGCGCCCTGCTCGAGAGCGAGCTCGGGAACAAGAGGGCATCGTGA